From the genome of Allorhodopirellula heiligendammensis:
CCGAGGGGCGTGGCGTTGTGGCAGCGGCAAACTACGAGGCGCGTAAATTTGGCGTGCATAGTGCCATGCCAATGGCGACAGCGTTGCGGCTCTGCCCCGATGTCGTCGTCTTGCCCGTTCGGATGAGTTATTACGCCGAAGTCTCGCGCCAGATCCGGGACATCCTCTTTCGCTACACACCGCTCGTTGAACCGCTATCGCTTGATGAAGCCTTTCTTGACGTCGGCGGGTGTGAATCACTCTTTGGCACCGCCGCAAAAATCGCTCGCCTGATTAAAGACGAGATCATGGAGGAAACGTCGCTCGTCGCATCTGTCGGTGTTGCCCCGAACAAATTCTTAGCGAAGATCGCCAGTGACGTGAGAAAGCCTGACGGCCTCGTCGTCGTCCCGCCCGATCAAATCCAATCTTTCCTGGATCCGTTACCGGTGGGACGGATTTGGGGCGTCGGGAAGGTCACCGGTGGCGTGTTCGATCGACTTGGCATTCACACGATCGAGCAACTTCGCCAACGCTCGGTTGAAACGCTCAGGCAAGACTTCGGAAGTCAGGGCGAGCACTTTTGGAAGCTGGCTCGCGGGATCGACGATCGTGCCGTTGTGTCAGACCGTGAAGCGAAGTCGATCTCCCACGAAACAACGTTTGCAACAGACATCGCTGACCGAGATCTGTCACGGGCGTGGTTGCTGGATCTGACTGAGCAGATAATGCGACGTTTGCGGCGGAAGAACGAGCAAGCGAGAACGGTCCATTTGAAGATCCGTTTTGCCGACTTTCGGACGATTACGCGATCTCGGACGCTCTTAAGTTCGACCGACGTGACGGCCGAAGTATGGCAGGTCGCCAAGGATCTGCATGATGCAGCCCTTTCCGGGAATCAGCTAAGCGTGCGATT
Proteins encoded in this window:
- the dinB gene encoding DNA polymerase IV, whose product is EGRGVVAAANYEARKFGVHSAMPMATALRLCPDVVVLPVRMSYYAEVSRQIRDILFRYTPLVEPLSLDEAFLDVGGCESLFGTAAKIARLIKDEIMEETSLVASVGVAPNKFLAKIASDVRKPDGLVVVPPDQIQSFLDPLPVGRIWGVGKVTGGVFDRLGIHTIEQLRQRSVETLRQDFGSQGEHFWKLARGIDDRAVVSDREAKSISHETTFATDIADRDLSRAWLLDLTEQIMRRLRRKNEQARTVHLKIRFADFRTITRSRTLLSSTDVTAEVWQVAKDLHDAALSGNQLSVRLIGVGVGNFSGDQLVQQTLFDADPESQEHAKQRKLDAVSDAVRDKFGSSSLSKGNTRPRS